The following are from one region of the Stigmatella ashevillena genome:
- a CDS encoding metal ABC transporter ATP-binding protein, with protein sequence MKTDDTLPSSREAASPAVTSAEVLLSCENLVIGYGNKALLPPLQLQVRRGDFVAVVGRNGSGKSTWFKTLLGLLPPVSGRIDKGTPGMRSAYVPQTASMDALLPVRPKEMVLWGRLTGWNFLRPFSSQEDRRVARAALDTVGAQAFAHRPFRELSEGQKQRALLARVLASDADLVLLDEPTAAMDAVAERETMQRLAGLARERRIAVVVVSHDLSMAAEYANTLLFVDREAPAVVLGNARTVFSHPAFRHQYGDEYAARLALGSPLGPISG encoded by the coding sequence GTGAAGACCGATGACACCCTCCCTTCTTCTCGTGAAGCCGCCTCTCCTGCGGTGACCTCGGCCGAGGTGCTCCTGTCCTGCGAGAACCTCGTCATCGGCTACGGGAACAAGGCGCTCCTGCCCCCCCTCCAGCTCCAGGTGCGGCGAGGAGACTTCGTGGCCGTGGTGGGCCGCAATGGCTCGGGGAAGAGCACCTGGTTCAAGACACTGCTGGGCCTGCTCCCCCCTGTGTCTGGACGCATCGACAAGGGCACGCCCGGGATGAGGAGCGCGTACGTGCCGCAGACGGCGAGCATGGATGCCCTGCTGCCCGTGCGCCCCAAGGAGATGGTCCTCTGGGGACGGCTGACCGGCTGGAACTTCCTGCGCCCCTTCTCCAGCCAGGAGGACCGCCGGGTGGCCCGCGCGGCGCTCGACACCGTGGGCGCCCAGGCGTTCGCCCATCGCCCCTTCCGCGAGCTGTCCGAAGGACAGAAACAGCGCGCGCTGCTCGCCCGGGTTCTCGCCAGCGACGCGGACCTCGTCCTCCTGGATGAGCCCACCGCCGCCATGGACGCCGTGGCCGAGCGGGAGACGATGCAGCGGCTGGCGGGCCTGGCCCGGGAGCGGCGCATCGCCGTGGTGGTGGTGAGCCACGATCTGTCCATGGCCGCCGAGTACGCCAACACCTTGCTCTTCGTGGACCGAGAGGCGCCCGCCGTCGTCCTGGGCAACGCGCGAACCGTGTTCAGCCACCCTGCCTTCCGCCATCAATACGGCGACGAGTACGCCGCCCGCCTCGCCCTTGGATCCCCCCTTGGACCCATCTCTGGTTGA
- a CDS encoding metal ABC transporter permease, with amino-acid sequence MDPSLVEPSKWEQFLSSLDLFLDPVLCALIAGGVLGFLSVYVVLRRMVFVSAAVTQAAGLGVALAFFAEIHLGTHVDPMLGATGLSLLATALLMADPSRLKLTRESVLGLAFAFSGGAAVLVGDRIAQEAHDIQGILFGTAVLVTPEQLATVTGVGGAILLIHLWWFRGITFASFDRVGARVQGLPVRLLDAVLMVSIGIMVGVSARALGALPVFAFSTLSAIAALVLDLRLPWTFLLATLAGCLSGAGGYLFAFFYDFPVGASQTVCASVLVGVAVLLSGLRRLVRPAH; translated from the coding sequence TTGGACCCATCTCTGGTTGAACCCTCGAAGTGGGAACAGTTCCTGTCGAGCCTGGATCTGTTCCTGGATCCGGTCCTGTGCGCCCTGATCGCGGGGGGCGTGCTGGGGTTCCTCAGCGTGTACGTGGTGCTGCGACGCATGGTGTTCGTCAGCGCCGCGGTCACCCAGGCGGCAGGTCTGGGCGTGGCCCTCGCCTTCTTCGCGGAGATCCACCTGGGCACCCACGTGGACCCCATGCTGGGGGCCACCGGCCTGTCCCTGCTGGCAACGGCCCTGCTGATGGCGGACCCGTCCCGCCTGAAGCTCACGCGGGAGAGCGTGCTCGGCCTCGCCTTCGCCTTCTCAGGTGGGGCCGCCGTGCTGGTGGGAGACCGCATCGCCCAGGAGGCCCATGACATCCAGGGCATCCTCTTCGGTACCGCGGTGCTGGTAACCCCCGAGCAGCTCGCCACCGTGACCGGCGTGGGCGGTGCCATCCTCCTCATTCACCTGTGGTGGTTCCGAGGCATCACCTTCGCCAGCTTCGATCGGGTGGGCGCCCGCGTGCAGGGGCTCCCGGTGCGCTTGCTGGATGCGGTGTTGATGGTCTCCATCGGCATCATGGTGGGCGTGTCGGCACGGGCGCTGGGAGCCTTGCCCGTGTTCGCCTTCTCCACGCTGTCCGCCATCGCGGCGCTGGTGCTCGACCTGAGGCTGCCGTGGACGTTCCTGCTCGCCACGCTCGCCGGATGCCTCTCCGGCGCCGGCGGCTACCTCTTCGCCTTCTTCTATGACTTCCCGGTGGGTGCCTCGCAGACGGTGTGCGCCAGCGTGCTGGTGGGGGTGGCCGTGCTGCTGAGCGGGCTGCGCCGGCTCGTCCGCCCAGCCCACTGA
- a CDS encoding 2-hydroxychromene-2-carboxylate isomerase — MSKTLEFFFDYASSYSYLASAQVEALAARTGVELRWRPFLLGAVFKATGNVAPITCPHKARYLFKDLADWTRFLGLPACRIPETFPIPSLKANRLGLVAAEKGLIAPFSHAAFRAAFVDGRDLSDMTVLRELAQTAGLDPEFALAHLENQEIKDALKRNTEEAVARGAFGAPTFFVGEEMFFGNDRLMLVERRLQEA, encoded by the coding sequence ATGTCCAAGACACTCGAGTTCTTTTTCGACTATGCCAGTTCCTATTCCTACCTCGCTTCGGCCCAGGTGGAAGCGCTTGCGGCGAGGACCGGGGTGGAACTGCGCTGGCGCCCCTTTCTGCTGGGGGCCGTCTTCAAGGCGACCGGCAACGTGGCCCCCATCACCTGTCCCCATAAGGCACGGTATTTGTTCAAGGATCTCGCCGACTGGACGCGGTTCCTGGGCTTGCCTGCCTGCCGCATCCCGGAGACGTTCCCCATTCCGTCGCTCAAGGCCAACCGCCTGGGGCTGGTGGCGGCCGAGAAGGGACTCATCGCTCCTTTCAGCCATGCCGCCTTCCGGGCCGCCTTCGTGGACGGCAGGGATCTGAGCGACATGACGGTCTTGAGAGAGCTGGCCCAGACCGCGGGGCTGGATCCGGAGTTCGCGCTCGCCCACCTCGAGAACCAGGAGATCAAAGACGCGCTGAAGCGCAACACCGAGGAGGCGGTCGCCCGGGGAGCCTTTGGGGCTCCCACGTTCTTCGTGGGGGAAGAGATGTTCTTCGGCAATGATCGACTGATGTTGGTGGAGCGGAGGCTGCAAGAGGCCTGA
- a CDS encoding Bax inhibitor-1/YccA family protein — MAWENSGWQTTSSSEVHNALVQESQRAFMSRVYGWMFAGLMLTGVTALYTVSNEALLNQVLQWRMGLLLAELGVVLALSFLAPRLSGPVAAALFLGYSALTGMTLSIYFLIYTAGSIGQALLLTGGVFGALSLYGTFTKKDLSAWAAFLFMGLVGVLLAGLANLFIRSEGMSFVTACACVIVFAGLTAYDTQKLRQMHAATGYSSAATISVVGALTLYLDFINLFLALLRLFGRRR; from the coding sequence ATGGCTTGGGAAAACTCAGGATGGCAGACGACCTCCTCTTCGGAGGTGCACAACGCCCTCGTGCAGGAGTCCCAACGCGCCTTCATGTCGCGCGTGTACGGGTGGATGTTCGCGGGCCTGATGCTCACCGGTGTGACGGCCCTCTACACCGTCAGCAACGAGGCGCTGCTCAATCAGGTCCTCCAGTGGCGGATGGGGCTGCTCTTGGCGGAGCTCGGCGTCGTCCTCGCCCTGTCGTTCCTGGCGCCTCGTCTGTCTGGACCGGTGGCCGCGGCGCTGTTCCTCGGCTACTCGGCGCTCACGGGCATGACGCTCTCCATCTACTTCCTCATCTACACCGCGGGCTCCATCGGCCAGGCCCTGCTGCTGACGGGCGGCGTCTTCGGCGCGCTGAGCCTCTATGGCACCTTCACCAAGAAGGACCTCAGTGCCTGGGCGGCGTTTCTCTTCATGGGCCTCGTGGGCGTGCTGCTCGCGGGCCTGGCCAACCTCTTCATCCGCAGCGAGGGCATGTCCTTCGTCACCGCCTGTGCGTGCGTCATCGTCTTCGCGGGATTGACGGCCTACGACACCCAGAAGCTGCGCCAGATGCACGCGGCCACCGGCTACAGCAGCGCCGCCACCATCAGCGTGGTGGGAGCCCTCACGCTCTACCTGGACTTCATCAACCTCTTCCTCGCCCTGCTGCGGCTCTTCGGCCGCCGCCGCTAA
- a CDS encoding suppressor of fused domain protein yields the protein MSLFDWFKKKKPEPVSAPAQGVLPVGEGEIIEYAVADSTGAIRLEGGALLRFGRSACRGFEPTLGAKVLVRQSGPSPFGGGFRALEVELRPGPGNEVLDALLGASHPGCSAAEACAYLGTITVLLAEPPPSTPMALQAWFDSLGLDALGIRVSVQPFLRFHFAGCSVPAVLGEGPYPQEGLDLREVPPGFDLGRAYLGLMMGPSLERQMRALSAVFPHPFGPQGEMRLLARLVVALLRRGTGVVLNRARETVCGREDFIQRLGDLDDAACMPWTAWVTLAVGPERDGYSSLGMGAFGLSEVSVPFERGDRWAECRAVEAVRWACAKMVREDRPLAGGETLEVPVRARAGAWPSVSEGALERYRVEVGKRAVLRRQPSTPPGEAWRTQPSQVPLNAYQAILDEALGAQLPGDAVAEYPSTHPGAPPYALLVRKAERAYAVFTSGFGRKVQPGGEGAGLPRIELGTFLPVPNSECAALVGSVARFIFSRERSAEAFKPGDRLDMPMSKYGIAGFVLAQAATLALYGGPGVTLLVLVPITAAEFSSVKHFGSGSLLQSLGEGATFRAAIARRWRLPQA from the coding sequence ATGTCGCTCTTCGACTGGTTCAAGAAAAAGAAGCCTGAGCCTGTCTCCGCGCCTGCCCAGGGTGTGCTGCCGGTCGGAGAGGGCGAGATCATCGAGTACGCCGTGGCCGACAGCACCGGCGCGATCCGGCTCGAGGGGGGTGCGCTCCTGCGCTTTGGCCGCTCGGCGTGCCGGGGGTTCGAGCCCACCTTGGGCGCGAAGGTCCTGGTTCGCCAATCGGGGCCTTCTCCCTTCGGCGGAGGGTTCCGGGCGCTCGAAGTCGAGCTGCGTCCCGGCCCTGGCAACGAGGTGCTCGATGCGCTGCTCGGCGCATCTCACCCCGGCTGCAGTGCCGCGGAGGCCTGTGCGTATCTGGGCACCATCACCGTGCTGTTGGCCGAGCCGCCCCCCTCCACGCCGATGGCATTGCAGGCCTGGTTCGACTCCCTGGGCCTCGACGCGCTGGGGATCCGGGTGTCCGTGCAGCCGTTCCTGAGGTTCCACTTCGCGGGCTGCTCGGTGCCGGCCGTGCTCGGCGAGGGCCCCTATCCCCAGGAGGGGCTCGACTTGCGGGAAGTCCCCCCCGGCTTTGATCTGGGCCGTGCCTACCTGGGCCTGATGATGGGCCCCTCTCTGGAGCGCCAGATGCGCGCGCTCTCGGCGGTGTTCCCCCATCCCTTTGGCCCCCAGGGTGAGATGCGGCTGCTCGCGCGGCTGGTGGTGGCGCTGCTGCGACGGGGGACAGGGGTGGTGCTGAACCGTGCCCGGGAGACGGTGTGCGGCCGGGAGGACTTCATCCAGCGGCTGGGCGATCTCGACGATGCCGCCTGCATGCCGTGGACGGCCTGGGTGACGCTGGCGGTGGGCCCGGAGCGCGATGGGTACTCCAGCCTCGGCATGGGCGCCTTCGGGCTGTCCGAGGTGAGCGTGCCCTTCGAGCGGGGAGACCGGTGGGCCGAGTGCCGCGCCGTCGAGGCGGTGCGGTGGGCGTGCGCGAAGATGGTCCGCGAGGATCGCCCACTGGCCGGAGGCGAGACGCTGGAGGTGCCGGTGCGGGCCCGGGCGGGTGCCTGGCCTTCCGTGAGCGAGGGCGCCCTCGAACGCTACCGGGTGGAAGTGGGGAAGCGGGCGGTCCTGCGCCGCCAGCCCAGCACCCCTCCGGGCGAAGCGTGGCGCACCCAGCCCAGCCAGGTTCCGCTCAATGCCTATCAGGCCATTCTGGACGAAGCCCTCGGCGCGCAGTTGCCAGGGGACGCCGTCGCCGAATACCCCAGCACCCACCCTGGGGCGCCGCCGTATGCCTTGTTGGTGCGCAAGGCCGAGCGCGCCTACGCGGTCTTCACCAGTGGCTTCGGCCGGAAGGTGCAGCCTGGGGGAGAAGGGGCGGGCCTGCCGCGCATCGAGCTGGGCACGTTCCTTCCCGTGCCCAACTCCGAGTGTGCGGCGCTGGTGGGCAGCGTGGCCCGGTTCATCTTCTCGCGCGAGCGCTCCGCGGAGGCGTTCAAGCCCGGGGACCGCCTGGACATGCCCATGTCCAAGTACGGGATTGCCGGCTTCGTGCTGGCCCAGGCCGCCACGCTCGCGCTGTATGGTGGGCCTGGGGTGACGTTGCTGGTGCTGGTGCCCATCACCGCCGCGGAGTTCTCCTCCGTGAAGCACTTCGGCTCGGGCAGCCTGCTGCAATCGCTGGGGGAGGGGGCGACCTTTCGAGCGGCCATCGCCCGGCGCTGGCGGCTTCCCCAGGCGTAG
- a CDS encoding (2Fe-2S) ferredoxin domain-containing protein: MAPPFQRHVFVCTNRRPDGHPKGCCATKGGEEVRAAFKSEMEKRGIKGQMRANAAGCIDTCAMGVSVVVYPEGIWYGGVKTEDVSTIVEEHLLGGKPVERLMMPFMKKVPKPETGQ, encoded by the coding sequence ATGGCACCTCCCTTCCAAAGGCACGTCTTCGTCTGTACCAACCGCCGTCCCGATGGCCACCCGAAGGGGTGCTGCGCCACGAAGGGAGGCGAGGAAGTCCGAGCCGCCTTCAAGAGCGAGATGGAGAAGCGCGGCATCAAAGGACAGATGCGGGCCAACGCCGCCGGCTGCATCGACACGTGCGCGATGGGGGTCTCGGTCGTCGTCTACCCGGAAGGCATCTGGTACGGCGGGGTGAAGACGGAGGATGTGTCCACCATCGTCGAAGAGCACCTGCTGGGGGGCAAACCCGTGGAGCGGCTCATGATGCCGTTCATGAAGAAGGTACCGAAGCCGGAGACCGGCCAGTAG
- a CDS encoding vitamin B12-dependent ribonucleotide reductase, whose product MEKELNSKPLVAGKKAGKKAKAPTAGLRVERFFTTPGVDPADELAWEYRTASITGEDGKSVFEQKQIEVPKAWSMLATNVVASKYFRGVPGTPEREGSVRKLVARVVDTLTRWGQEGGYFARETDREAFHAELTHLLLRQKAAFNSPVWFNVGVEEHPQCSACFINSVEDSMESILTLAKTEAMLFKYGSGTGSNLSTLRSSREHLTGGGTASGPVSFMKGFDAFAGVVKSGGKTRRAAKMVILNADHPDILDFIRCKTNEEKKAWALIEAGYDASFNGEAYGSVYFQNSNNSVRVTDEFMRAVVNDGTWTTRTVRDGQAMETHMARELFREISEAAHLCGDPGMQFDTTVNAWHTCASTARINASNPCSEYMFLDDSACNLASLNLMHFRTIDGDFDATAFKHAVDVVLLAMEIIVGCSRYPTEKIARNSHDYRPLGLGYANLGALLMACGLPYDSAQGRNYAGAITSLMCGQAYAMSARLAERMGPFTGYAQNAEPMLGVIRKHRKAGHQLAPEGVSLELHAAQKSAWDEALALGTEHGFRNSQVTVLAPTGTIGFMMDCDTTGIEPDIALIKYKKLVGGGMLKIVNQTVPQALERLGYRQSQAQEIISYLDKHETIEGAPHLKPEHLPVFDCAFKPARGQRSIQWMGHIQMMEACQPFLSGAISKTVNMPSNATVEDIEKAYLEAWKRGLKAIAVYRDGCKRTQPLNTSKEQVKDTKAPAAVALEPQVKPEPKAVRKRLPNERQSITHKFSIGGHEGYLTVGMYEDGKPGELFVVMAKEGSVVSGLMDSFATTVSLSLQYGVPLQVLVDKLSHTRFEPSGFTGNPAIPIAKSITDYIFRWLALKFLPSPQSEEAEVTALEVKPSAPEAPAPQPVALQLPAVAPHSTWLNQADAPPCHMCGAIMVRSGACHKCANCGTTSGCS is encoded by the coding sequence ATGGAGAAGGAGCTGAATTCGAAGCCGTTGGTGGCGGGAAAGAAGGCTGGGAAGAAGGCGAAAGCCCCCACGGCCGGGCTCCGGGTGGAGCGCTTCTTCACCACGCCTGGGGTGGATCCCGCCGACGAGCTGGCGTGGGAGTACCGGACCGCGAGCATCACCGGCGAGGACGGAAAGAGCGTCTTCGAGCAGAAGCAGATCGAAGTGCCCAAAGCCTGGTCGATGTTGGCCACGAACGTGGTGGCCTCGAAATATTTCCGGGGAGTGCCCGGCACCCCCGAGCGCGAGGGCAGCGTCCGCAAGCTGGTGGCCCGGGTGGTGGACACCCTCACCCGCTGGGGCCAGGAGGGCGGCTATTTTGCCCGGGAGACCGACCGGGAGGCCTTCCACGCGGAGCTGACGCACCTGCTGCTGCGCCAGAAGGCGGCCTTCAACTCGCCGGTCTGGTTCAACGTGGGCGTGGAGGAGCACCCGCAGTGCTCGGCGTGCTTCATCAACTCCGTGGAGGACTCCATGGAGTCCATCCTCACGCTGGCCAAGACCGAGGCGATGCTCTTCAAGTACGGCTCGGGCACCGGCAGCAACCTGTCCACCCTGCGCTCCAGCCGGGAGCACCTGACGGGGGGTGGCACCGCCTCGGGCCCCGTCTCCTTCATGAAGGGCTTCGATGCCTTCGCCGGTGTCGTCAAGAGCGGCGGAAAGACGCGGCGCGCGGCGAAGATGGTCATCCTCAACGCCGACCATCCGGACATCCTCGACTTCATCCGCTGCAAGACGAACGAGGAGAAGAAGGCCTGGGCCCTGATCGAAGCCGGGTACGACGCGTCCTTCAATGGCGAGGCCTACGGCTCCGTCTACTTCCAGAACTCGAACAACTCCGTGCGCGTCACCGACGAGTTCATGCGCGCGGTGGTGAATGACGGCACGTGGACCACGCGCACGGTGCGGGACGGCCAGGCCATGGAGACCCACATGGCCCGGGAGCTGTTCCGGGAAATCTCCGAGGCGGCGCACCTGTGCGGTGATCCGGGCATGCAGTTCGACACCACGGTGAACGCCTGGCACACGTGCGCCAGCACGGCGCGCATCAACGCCTCCAACCCGTGCTCGGAGTACATGTTCCTCGACGACTCGGCCTGCAACCTGGCGTCGCTGAACCTGATGCACTTCCGCACCATCGACGGCGACTTCGACGCCACCGCCTTCAAGCACGCGGTGGACGTGGTGCTGCTGGCGATGGAGATCATCGTCGGCTGCTCGCGCTACCCCACCGAGAAGATCGCCCGGAACAGCCACGACTACCGGCCCCTGGGCCTGGGCTACGCCAACCTGGGCGCCCTGCTGATGGCCTGCGGCCTGCCGTATGACTCGGCCCAGGGCCGCAACTACGCGGGGGCCATCACCTCGCTGATGTGCGGGCAGGCATACGCGATGAGCGCGCGGCTGGCCGAGCGGATGGGCCCGTTCACGGGCTACGCGCAGAACGCCGAGCCGATGCTCGGGGTCATCCGCAAGCACCGCAAGGCCGGACACCAACTGGCCCCCGAAGGCGTGAGCCTGGAACTCCACGCGGCGCAGAAGTCAGCCTGGGACGAGGCCCTGGCCCTGGGCACCGAGCATGGCTTCCGCAACAGCCAGGTCACCGTGCTCGCGCCCACGGGCACCATCGGCTTCATGATGGACTGCGACACCACGGGCATCGAGCCGGACATCGCCCTCATCAAGTACAAGAAGCTGGTGGGCGGCGGGATGCTGAAGATCGTCAACCAGACGGTGCCGCAAGCGCTGGAGCGGCTGGGGTACCGGCAATCGCAGGCCCAGGAGATCATCTCGTACCTGGACAAGCACGAGACGATCGAGGGCGCCCCCCACCTCAAGCCCGAGCACCTGCCGGTGTTCGACTGCGCCTTCAAGCCCGCGCGCGGGCAGCGCAGCATCCAGTGGATGGGGCACATCCAGATGATGGAGGCCTGCCAGCCGTTCCTCTCGGGCGCCATCTCCAAGACGGTGAACATGCCGTCGAACGCCACCGTGGAGGACATCGAGAAGGCCTATCTGGAGGCCTGGAAGCGGGGGCTGAAGGCCATCGCGGTGTACCGGGACGGCTGCAAGCGCACCCAGCCGCTGAACACCTCCAAGGAGCAGGTGAAGGACACGAAGGCCCCCGCCGCCGTGGCGCTCGAGCCGCAGGTGAAGCCCGAGCCCAAGGCGGTGCGCAAGCGCCTGCCCAATGAGCGCCAGTCCATCACGCACAAGTTCTCCATCGGCGGACACGAGGGGTACCTCACGGTGGGCATGTACGAGGACGGCAAGCCCGGGGAGCTCTTCGTGGTGATGGCCAAGGAGGGCTCGGTGGTGAGCGGGTTGATGGACAGCTTCGCCACGACCGTGTCCTTGTCGCTCCAGTACGGCGTGCCGCTCCAGGTGCTGGTGGACAAGCTCAGCCACACCCGCTTCGAGCCGAGTGGCTTCACGGGCAACCCCGCCATCCCCATCGCCAAGTCCATCACCGACTACATCTTCCGGTGGCTGGCGCTGAAGTTCCTGCCGAGTCCCCAATCCGAGGAGGCGGAGGTGACAGCCCTCGAGGTGAAGCCCTCCGCGCCCGAGGCACCTGCCCCACAGCCCGTGGCCCTTCAGCTGCCCGCGGTGGCCCCGCACAGCACCTGGCTCAACCAGGCAGACGCCCCGCCCTGCCACATGTGCGGCGCGATCATGGTGCGCAGCGGCGCCTGCCACAAATGCGCCAACTGCGGCACCACGAGCGGGTGCAGTTGA